The Anastrepha ludens isolate Willacy chromosome 2, idAnaLude1.1, whole genome shotgun sequence genome contains a region encoding:
- the LOC128860392 gene encoding uncharacterized protein LOC128860392, whose protein sequence is MLSLGVDIHHHRHSSRWQHFSFLFPLLALAVIFVCLPADGQELNALSFYKHISKARQKQLENLGTRIHASVNVNRLPCESYYDYVCSRNKPLFSVLGYLPEFGDLMKLLTELQQDPEQFEAKQKMMDFFISCNSKKALEDCYRETFEYFKPLFGYIISKNYIDANSIEHDNFLKILENFLYKAAQIHNFMHHPIRHRLFTLREKFRLPQLYFRPYELSREYESLRIYRESYKHNVRNLELHRRRNSTYELGVERTMLDWTLYLYQSRNMPMSYYYPTLNVHLWMTLYNTTERDREPKRVRELAECLKLPPYVRVLDEARVLAVVYMKAFQNAWVDYSDWIKPDRPSINNEIYNSENMILDAYDLDNKKIFFILFAQNFCEFGKELAENIFYLGMKQNRDFADSYNCAFPYEQRTSCAI, encoded by the exons ATGCTTTCGCTTGGCGTGGACATTCATCATCATCGCCACAGCAGTCGATGGCAACATTTCTCCTTCCTTTTCCCACTGCTCGCGCTTGCTGTGATTTTTGTGTGTTTGCCTGCGGATGGGCAAGAGCTGAACGCGCTAAGCTTTTATAAGCATATTTCTAAAGCGCGTCAGAAGCAACTCGAAAATCTGGGGACACGCATACATGCATCCGTCAACGTAAATAGATTGCCTTGCGAGAGTTATTACGATTATGTTTGTAGCCGCAATAAACCACTCTTTTCGGTGTTGG GCTACCTCCCCGAATTCGGTGACCTCATGAAACTCCTCACCGAATTGCAGCAAGATCCTGAGCAATTCGAAGCGAAGCAGAAAATGATGGACTTTTTCATTTCGTGCAATTCCAAAAAAGCGCTCGAGGATTGTTATCGTGAAACTTTCGAGTATTTCAAGCCACTCTTCGGCTACATTATCAGCAAGAATTACATTGACGCCAATTCCATCGAACACGACAACTTCCTGAAAATATTGGAGAATTTCCTCTACAAGGCTGCGCAAATACACAACTTCATGCATCATCCGATACGTCATCGGTTGTTTACGCTGCGAGAGAAATTCCGTCTGCCACAGCTATATTTTCGCCCATACGAGCTGAGTCGTGAGTACGAGTCGTTGCGTATCTATCGTGAAAGCTACAAACACAACGTACGCAATTTGGAGCTGCATCGTCGTCGCAATTCCACATATGAGTTGGGCGTGGAACGTACCATGTTGGATTGGACGCTGTACCTGTATCAGAGCCGCAACATGCCCATGTCCTATTACTACCCAACGCTGAATGTACACCTGTGGATGACACTGTACAATACGACGGAACGCGATCGTGAGCCGAAACGTGTGCGGGAGTTAGCCGAGTGCTTGAAACTACCGCCGTACGTGCGCGTGTTGGATGAGGCTCGCGTCTTGGCTGTGGTTTATATGAAGGCCTTTCAAAATGCTTGGGTAGACTACAGTGATTGGATTAAGCCCGATCGCCCGAGTATAAATAACGAAATCTACAATAGTGAGAATATGATACTCGATGCGTACGATTTggataataagaaaatattcttcattttatttgcaCAAAACTTTTGCGAATTCGGCAAGGAATTGGCTGAGAATATTTTCTACTTGGGTATGAAGCAGAATCGCGATTTCGCCGATAGCTACAATTGTGCTTTTCCATATGAGCAACGGACGTCGTGCGCTATATAA